One window of Lytechinus variegatus isolate NC3 chromosome 2, Lvar_3.0, whole genome shotgun sequence genomic DNA carries:
- the LOC121407750 gene encoding monocarboxylate transporter 13-like isoform X2, whose translation MMCLKHFFSLWWVAMAFFICTMFSGVHTSLSVFIDDVSIDLHMTTAVIGITLATYVVPFGISGPIVSYALNVVGCRPVIMMGGVVLSAGIFIMAFARHIAFIWIGYSLLGGIGGSAIYTASTATIRQYYSDRHYALANGAAITGVSMSVFVFSPVLRVLASYYGWRGALVIASAISLNTVVIGALIKPEVIRKRRPVVSDDCKVSNLNHDNDEDDVKNGTHELLLRKTFSDQQPTSCLESSETKDLGSSVGAAENRSESSDTEECYPSSTGIPAHGDDRLCDSDKDIDENKELVEGLVVLDRHVDVKSGISMTKDNICSRSNVSGEDNLSSCQDCTGSQTGVNDIPNEYHNLENAKVVRSTFRISNLCKFSAKPISRTTSICHAALLVAIFFLSGTYMTCSIFLAPAGTHGGLSPMQAATLLSAVGISQAVGRFSNGIIVMKGYVKTTHLYIGAQILMASSSLVLGLLIRVYAVAVLASLTLGVSAGTIVSLNIVMQRVIDDCANSISLGWLLLVEGFGGLFGSLALGYLKDVTGSFLLTFVLAAVFSSLSAALSVFILILKRREATTLKKGKPRTKAI comes from the exons ATGATGTgtttaaaacatttcttttcgCTCTGGTGGGTGGCGATGGCGTTTTTCATCTGCACGATGTTTTCGGGTGTTCATACAAGCCTATCGGTGTTCATAGATGATGTTTCGATAGACCTTCATATGACCACTGCTGTGATCGGAATTACATTGGCGACATATGTAGTTCCTTTTGGTATCTCAG GACCAATAGTGTCTTACGCTCTCAACGTTGTAGGATGTCGACCGGTAATAATGATGGGTGGTGTTGTGCTGTCTGCAGGAATATTCATCATGGCATTCGCAAGGCACATTGCGTTCATTTGGATTGGATACAGTCTGCTTGgag GGATTGGAGGAAGTGCCATCTACACTGCATCTACAGCTACCATTCGACAGTACTACTCCGACCGTCACTATGCTCTAGCTAATGGTGCGGCAATTACAGGCGTCTCCATGTCGGTGTTTGTCTTTTCCCCAGTTCTCAGGGTCCTTGCTTCCTACTACGGATGGAGGGGGGCTTTAGTGATTGCTTCGGCCATATCGCTTAACACTGTTGTCATTGGTGCACTCATAAAACCTGAGGTCATCAGGAAACGAAGACCGGTGGTCAGTGATGACTGCAAAGTATCCAACCttaatcatgacaatgatgaagatgatgtgaAAAACGGCACACATGAACTCCTGCTTCGAAAAACTTTCTCTGACCAACAACCTACTTCCTGTCTGGAGTCTTCAGAAACAAAAGACTTAGGCTCTTCTGTGGGAGCTGCCGAAAACCGTAGTGAATCGTCTGACACTGAAGAATGTTATCCATCATCAACGGGTATTCCAGCCCATGGTGATGACCGTCTCTGTGACTCAGATAAAGATATCGACGAAAACAAAGAATTGGTAGAAGGTCTAGTAGTTTTGGATAGACACGTTGATGTCAAGTCTGGCATCTCCATGACAAAGGACAATATATGCTCTCGATCCAATGTCTCTGGAGAAGACAATCTTTCGAGTTGTCAAGATTGCACCGGTAGTCAAACTGGAGTGAATGATATCCCAAACGAATATCATAACCTTGAGAATGCAAAGGTTGTTCGATCTACTTTTAGAATATCCAATCTTTGCAAGTTCAGTGCCAAACCCATCAGCCGGACAACTTCCATTTGCCACGCTGCACTTCTCGTCGCCATATTTTTCTTGTCAGGTACCTACATGACCTGTAGCATCTTCCTTGCCCCTGCTGGAACGCATGGAGGACTCTCTCCCATGCAGGCAGCTACACTCCTCTCTGCCGTAGGGATTTCTCAAGCCGTTGGCCGTTTTTCCAATGGCATCATAGTGATGAAAGGGTATGTGAAAACCACGCATCTGTACATAGGAGCACAGATACTAATGGCATCGTCCTCACTAGTCCTAGGACTCCTGATAAGGGTTTATGCGGTTGCTGTCTTGGCATCTTTGACCCTCGGGGTGTCTGCAGGGACTATTGTCTCACTCAACATCGTCATGCAGAGGGTAATCGATGACTGTGCCAATTCAATCTCCTTAGGATGGCTTCTCCTTGTCGAAGGATTTGGAGGTCTTTTCGGCAGTTTGGCATTGG GTTATCTGAAGGATGTGACTGGTAGCTTTCTGCTCACTTTCGTTCTGGCTGCAGTTTTCTCGTCACTGTCTGCTGCCCTCAGTGTTTTCATCCTTATTCTCAAAAGACGGGAAGCAACGACATTGAAGAAGGGCAAACCCAGAACCAAAGCTATCTAA